TACAACAATATGGGCGAAATTTTGAAGGATGAGTCTTTGGCAATTTGCGGAGCAAAGCTTCATATTTTACCACATGGATTCAAATTTGACTTGAAAACCCGCCAACCTATCCTAAATAATAGCTCTGTGGCTAATGTCTCTGTACCTGTTGGTTGAATCAACACCTAATTTTTTACAGGTGCGTTTAACTTGAATAAATAATTAATAATTGTAGATTATTAGCATTTATCTCTTGAATATCCTCTCAAGTACTCTCAGAAATAGGGGACACAGCCCCCCTTTATTCAGGAGGAAAGGGGGGATTAATTTTTAATATTCCTTATCTTAACTTCAGTAAACTGTTACGAATAAGTAATATCAACTCTCCATGATGATGCACTTATAAGTAAGTGGGCGTAAATAATTGTCGTTGGGATAAGGCAATAGGCAACAGGCAATAGGTATAAGGGTTTTATCTAGTTTGATTTTATTGTGCCAACTTACTTAAACGAACCATAAAATCTAGGTAGTACATAAAGAAAAAGATCGGTAAATGAATTAATTATGAAGTCAAAATTTACAGAGAATTGGTAAATGTAGGTAATAATTAATTCAAACTATACGTCGAATAGCCGATCAACTTTTATGACAATCTACTTTTATAGCACTCGTGAAGAATATGGCTGTTTCTCTAACTTTTCGCCCCACGGCTTTCAATTAGATGGAATGTATTGGTCAACCAGCGAACACTACTTTCAAGCGCAAAAGTTTGTGGATACACCTCATGTAGAACTAATCCGCCAAGTTAAAACACCTAAAGATGCGGCAAGAATGGGGCGTGAGAGAACCCGTCCACTACGTCAAGATTGGGAACAAGTTAAAGACGATATCATGCGGCAAGCTGTGCTGTGCAAATTTCAAACTCATACTGATATTAGGAATATCCTACTTTCCACAGGCAATGCAGAAATTGTTGAAAACTCGCCCATCGATTTTTACTGGGGTTGCGGAGCCGATGGTAGCGGTAAAAATATCCTAGGAAAAATTTTAATGGAGGTGCGAGAGAGCCTGAACTATAAATACAGCGCAGATGTTGATCGTAGAAGTGTTAAATGATACGCTAAACCAACCTGATGAAAGATACCTTCTGGTTTTGGGAACACTATATTTACCACCAGACTTCAAAGGAAGGGGTTGATGCCTAAAGGCGAATGGAATAATAGCTCGAAAAATATAATTCCCCTACAATTACCCATAACATACTTAAAACCAGTGAAGCGTAATACAATTACTCATGAATTTGACTCTGGTTCACATGCAGAAATACTACCTCCACAGGAAAATGATGACAATTTATCGGAAGCATCCAAGCTACTACGGCAAGGAATTCAACAGCAGCAAGCTGGTGAATTAATTGCGGCGCTGAAGTCTTTACAACAAGCTTTGGGGCTATTTCAGGCAGTTGG
The Nostoc punctiforme PCC 73102 genome window above contains:
- a CDS encoding NADAR family protein is translated as MTIYFYSTREEYGCFSNFSPHGFQLDGMYWSTSEHYFQAQKFVDTPHVELIRQVKTPKDAARMGRERTRPLRQDWEQVKDDIMRQAVLCKFQTHTDIRNILLSTGNAEIVENSPIDFYWGCGADGSGKNILGKILMEVRESLNYKYSADVDRRSVK